A section of the Tenrec ecaudatus isolate mTenEca1 chromosome 10, mTenEca1.hap1, whole genome shotgun sequence genome encodes:
- the CCR7 gene encoding C-C chemokine receptor type 7 encodes MYSIICFVGLLGNGLVVLTYIYFKRLKTMTDTYLLNLAMADILFLLTLPFWAYSAAKSWDFGIHFCKFIFGLYKVSFFSGMLLLLCISIDRYVAIVRAVTAHRHRARVLLISKLSCVAIWMLAVVLSVPELLYSGIQKSSSEQALRCSLTLEHVETLIIIQVAQMVVGFLIPLLAMSFCYLVIIRTLLQARNFERNKAIKVIISVVMVFLVFQLPYNGVILAQTVANFNVTSCELSKRLNIAYDVTYSLACVRCCVNPFLYAFIGVKFRSDLFKLFKDLGCLSQERLRQWSSCRHTRRSSMSVDVETTTTFSP; translated from the coding sequence atgtaCTCGATCATCTGCTTCGTGGGCCTGCTGGGCAACGGGCTAGTGGTGTTGACCTACATCTATTTCAAGAGGCTCAAGACCATGACGGATACCTACCTCCTGAACCTGGCCATGGCGGATATCCTCTTCCTCCTGACCCTGCCCTTCTGGGCCTACAGCGCAGCCAAGTCCTGGGACTTCGGTATCCACTTCTGCAAGTTCATCTTCGGCCTGTACAAGGTCAGCTTCTTCAGCGGCATGCTCCTCCTCCTTTGCATCAGCATCGACCGCTACGTGGCCATCGTGCGGGCGGTCACCGCCCACCGCCACCGAGCCCGCGTCCTGCTCATCAGCAAGCTCTCCTGTGTGGCCATCTGGATGCTGGCCGTGGTGCTCTCCGTCCCCGAGCTGCTGTACAGCGGCATCCAGAAGAGCAGCAGCGAGCAGGCCCTGCGCTGCTCCCTCACCCTGGAGCACGTGGAGACCTTGATCATCATCCAGGTGGCCCAGATGGTGGTGGGCTTCCTGATCCCCCTCCTGGCCATGAGCTTCTGCTACCTTGTCATTATCCGCACCCTGCTCCAGGCTCGCAACTTTGAGCGCAACAAGGCCATCAAGGTGATCATCTCCGTGGTCATGGTCTTCCTCGTCTTCCAGCTGCCATACAACGGGGTGATCCTGGCCCAGACGGTGGCCAACTTCAACGTCACCAGCTGTGAGCTCAGCAAGCGGCTCAACATCGCTTACGACGTCACCTACAGCCTGGCCTGCGTCCGCTGCTGCGTCAACCCGTTCCTGTACGCCTTCATTGGCGTCAAGTTCCGCAGCGACCTCTTCAAGCTCTTCAAggacctggggtgcctcagccaggaGCGGCTCCGGCAGTGGTCTTCCTGCCGGCACACCCGGCGTTCCTCCATGAGCGTCGATGTAGAGaccaccaccaccttctcccCGTAA